Genomic DNA from Campylobacter concisus:
TTTAAAATTTGCTTTTAAAAATTTCCCTTGTGCGTTTTTGCAAAGCGAGCTAACGATTTTAAAATACCTAACACTATTTTTAAACTCAGGCCTTAAAAGCTCATTTAATCTTGCTACAACGCCCTTTTTGCCGCTATCTCTAAAGAGCTTCACACCCTCTTCACTAAGCTCTAAAAGTGCGGCTAGGCGCTTAAATTTTGGATGTGTATCACAGTAGCAGTCTTTTAAAAGACCACTTTCAAACATCTTATTTTCGATACTTATTAGATTGACCCTTTTGTCATTTAGCTTGACTATCCTATCGATCCTACCTTTTAGCGTGAGCCTGTTGCCATTTATCTGTGCCCAGTCGCTAGTTTGAAAAAACTCACACCATGGTGAGCTCACATTTAGTGCCTCGTCCTCGCTAAGACCTGCCTTTACCTTGCTAAAAAGTAAAAGCTCTTCGCCTAAATTTCTAGCCACTACACCAGTTTCGGTGCTGCCATAAATATCGATGATGCGCGCACTGCTTAGTTTTGCTATGCTAGCTCTTAGCTCGCTCTTTAGGGCTGAGCCGGCACAGATGATGTTTTTTAGCCCTGAAATTTCAGCTGCTCTTGGGCTAGAAATTAGTGTTTGAAGCAAAACTGGGCTTGTTATGAAACTTAAATTTTCAAGATCAAGCTCAAAGATCGCCTCTGGGTAATTTAGCTCTTTACTAACAGCCCTTGCGGCAGAGATGATGGGCAAAAATACCTTAAAAGTAAGACCAAACATATGCTGATGCGAAACGCTTGAAAAAAATGTGTCACCTTCATTAAATCCAAGTTCTTCTTTTAAAAATAGCCCTTCTTCTATCATCGCACCAAGTCTTTTTGGGATATTTTTGCTATTGCCAGTAGAGCCTGATGTCTGAAGAAAAAAGGTAGAATTTATATCAAATTTTGGCTCTATATTTCTGGCTGGAGTCAAAAAATTCTTGAAATTTTTATCATTGATATTAAATTTATCACTACTAAAAATAGGCTTTGCAAGCAAAATCGGTCTCACGCCGATCGCAAGTGCTCCAAAAAAAGCCACACAAAAGTCAAAAGTTTCGCTCAGATAGATCTCTACTTCACTTGGGCCATACTCTTTTAAATTTGCCCCAAAAATAACAACTTGTGAGTATAAATTTTTATCAATATCAACAAATTTAAACTCTTTTAGACTATTTTCAAACTCCATTTTTCCTCTTTAAAATAAAAACTTTACGATATAAAATTTCTCCAAAAAACAAAAATCCCATCAAAATATAAGAGATAAAGGAGCAGTAAATACTCCAATAAAATTTATTTTCAAAGCACGATAAAACAAATGCAAAAACCGCATTAAACACAAAAAATAAGCACCAAATTTTTGTTAGCCCTCTTGTGTAGCTAACGACCTTTTCATCTATATTTTTCTCTTTCAATCTAGCGATTTTAGTTATAACAGCCTCATCCTTTAAGCTGTAAAAAAAGAGAGCCAAAAAGCCAAGGCTTACGATACTTGGATATAAAAGTGCTAAATTTATGCTTCTAAAAATAGCGCAAATGGCAAAAAATATCCCAGCCGCTAAGCAAACCTGTCTTTTTTTACCACTTTCAAAATAGGCTCTAAGCACCCAAAGCACACATAAAACACCAAATATTAAAGTGGCATTTTGTTGCCAAAAAAATAGTACTAAAGGGTAAGCA
This window encodes:
- a CDS encoding AMP-binding protein, yielding MEFENSLKEFKFVDIDKNLYSQVVIFGANLKEYGPSEVEIYLSETFDFCVAFFGALAIGVRPILLAKPIFSSDKFNINDKNFKNFLTPARNIEPKFDINSTFFLQTSGSTGNSKNIPKRLGAMIEEGLFLKEELGFNEGDTFFSSVSHQHMFGLTFKVFLPIISAARAVSKELNYPEAIFELDLENLSFITSPVLLQTLISSPRAAEISGLKNIICAGSALKSELRASIAKLSSARIIDIYGSTETGVVARNLGEELLLFSKVKAGLSEDEALNVSSPWCEFFQTSDWAQINGNRLTLKGRIDRIVKLNDKRVNLISIENKMFESGLLKDCYCDTHPKFKRLAALLELSEEGVKLFRDSGKKGVVARLNELLRPEFKNSVRYFKIVSSLCKNAQGKFLKANFKELLEKSEDPSWDKNSDGNIYKFKTKLSPALGIFTEHFPNLPLLPGFVQLDFVFKFARELGAEIGDQCVVENLKFLKFVRPNDELRIEISQKDEKVYFEIFCNGTRSAAGRIKLGL
- a CDS encoding DNA gyrase subunit B: MLWVLRAYFESGKKRQVCLAAGIFFAICAIFRSINLALLYPSIVSLGFLALFFYSLKDEAVITKIARLKEKNIDEKVVSYTRGLTKIWCLFFVFNAVFAFVLSCFENKFYWSIYCSFISYILMGFLFFGEILYRKVFILKRKNGV